A genome region from Erigeron canadensis isolate Cc75 chromosome 3, C_canadensis_v1, whole genome shotgun sequence includes the following:
- the LOC122591163 gene encoding phosphoglycerate mutase-like protein 1, translating into MDVDSTSSLYPSHRSKTIHLVRHAQGIHNVIGDKDYKAYMSHEYFDAELTRLGWQQVESLRKHVHACGLAKKIDVVITSPLLRTMQTAVGVFGGEGYTDTVDSLPLMLANAGNSGRSAISSLNCPPIVAVELCREHLGVHPCDRRRSISEYQCLFPAIDFSLIESDEDVLWKADVRETKEELASRGKKFLNWLWTRKEKEIAIVTHSGFLFHTLATFGTDCHPLVKKEISKHFANCELRSMVIVDKSMLGSDSSTTDYPGRIPPGPDIPSETVDAKIADDEPVSGST; encoded by the exons ATGGATGTCGATTCGACTTCAAGTTTGTATCCGTCACATCGATCCAAGACTATTCACCTG GTTAGGCATGCACAAGGAATTCACAATGTGATAGGAGATAAGGATTATAAAGCTTACATGTCCCATGAATATTTCGATGCAGAGCTTACTCGGTTAGGTTGGCAGCAG GTTGAAAGTTTGCGTAAACATGTGCACGCATGTGGGCTCGCCAAGAAGATTGATGTTGTTATTACATCTCCTTTGTTAAG GACTATGCAAACGGCAGTCGGAGTCTTTGGTGGGGAAGGCTATACAGATACAGTAGACTCACTACCACTGATGCTAGCAAATGCTGGAAACAGTGGTCGGTCTGCAATTTCAAGCCTAAATTGCCCACCTATTGTTGCAGTAGAATTGTGTCGAGAACATTTG GGTGTTCATCCTTGTGATCGTAGAAGAAGCATCAGTGAATACCAATGCCTATTTCCTGCAATTGATTTTTCATTG ATAGAAAGTGACGAGGATGTGTTATGGAAGGCTGATGTAAGGGAGACAAAAGAAGAGCTTGCATCTAGGGGGAAAAAGTTCCTGAATTG GCTATGGACACGAAAAGAAAAGGAGATAGCTATTGTAACTCACAGTGGATTCTTGTTTCATACGCTGGCTACTTTTGGCACTGACTGCCACCCATTGGTGAAGAAAGAAATTAGTAAACA TTTCGCAAATTGTGAGCTTCGCTCGATGGTAATTGTTGACAAAAG caTGTTAGGATCAGATTCTTCGACAACTGATTATCCAGGAAGGATTCCTCCTGGACCAGATATCCCAAGTGAGACTGTTGATGCAAAGATTGCAGATGATGAGCCGGTTTCTGGGTCCACTTGA